The proteins below are encoded in one region of Bacteroides uniformis:
- a CDS encoding asparagine synthase-related protein, with protein MEKQTIGWMFMLSGKNGIVRVKVNFDDRFKDDKFYCDNEKITIVSDGVILNKSELFAKYKVTTLEDLLFLLLKKDEFTFFKEFIGPFNGFYRNKETGVLIVWGNQTGDSAPFYYVGVDGNVVVSNKFNLVYEELKRNGMVYSFSDKAAYQLLSFGYMVDDSTFLKEVKRVRAGKYLFVSEKGMNIKEWHRFSYKVKIDMGMNEAIELIDQGFRKAVKRCFDKDTEYGYKYHLVDLSGGLDSRMTTWVAHDMGYRNIVNICYSQSTSLDCQYAKDVAHFLGNQFYVKYLDEASFVREVEEVTKKNFGMGYYAGITGGNQFLKFLNFRVLGLEHTGQLGDLIVGGGYLKSLREDTIDVNGIKYSNRVSCEDINVSGYEGHELMSLYLRGFQGALSTHYIRSNYTYAVSPFIDPEFIDICFSIPKCLRIYNRLYWTWINKKYPMAGKIQSTRKQRTRFFIFQKLMQLVQGGFRRGLHIIGSRHFSHNKRDMNPFEFWYATNPGIRNFVNTYYEEHIHLLDGYKKLQADSMMLFNQGSVIEKLQVLTILAARKIYA; from the coding sequence ATGGAAAAGCAGACGATAGGTTGGATGTTTATGTTGTCGGGAAAAAATGGAATTGTCCGGGTGAAGGTAAATTTTGATGATAGATTTAAGGATGATAAGTTTTATTGTGATAACGAGAAGATTACTATTGTTTCTGATGGGGTGATTTTAAATAAGTCGGAGCTGTTCGCAAAATATAAGGTTACAACTCTTGAGGATTTACTTTTTTTATTATTAAAAAAAGATGAATTTACTTTTTTTAAAGAATTTATAGGCCCATTCAATGGATTTTATCGTAATAAAGAAACTGGAGTGCTTATTGTTTGGGGAAATCAGACGGGTGATAGTGCTCCTTTTTATTATGTAGGAGTGGATGGTAATGTTGTAGTTAGTAATAAATTTAACTTGGTATATGAAGAGTTAAAGCGGAATGGAATGGTATATTCGTTTTCGGATAAAGCCGCTTACCAATTGCTTTCTTTCGGTTATATGGTAGATGATTCTACATTCTTAAAAGAGGTGAAGAGGGTGAGAGCTGGAAAGTATTTGTTTGTGAGTGAGAAAGGAATGAATATCAAGGAATGGCATCGTTTTTCCTATAAAGTAAAAATAGATATGGGAATGAACGAGGCGATAGAGTTAATTGATCAAGGTTTCAGAAAGGCTGTTAAACGTTGTTTTGACAAAGATACGGAGTATGGATATAAATATCATTTGGTGGATTTAAGTGGTGGTTTAGATTCTCGAATGACAACTTGGGTTGCTCATGATATGGGTTATAGAAATATTGTTAATATCTGTTATTCACAATCAACTAGTCTGGATTGCCAATATGCAAAAGATGTTGCCCACTTTTTGGGTAACCAATTTTATGTAAAGTATTTGGATGAAGCTTCGTTTGTGCGAGAAGTGGAGGAAGTTACGAAAAAGAATTTTGGCATGGGATATTATGCGGGAATTACCGGGGGAAATCAGTTTTTGAAATTTTTGAATTTTAGAGTCTTGGGTTTAGAACATACAGGGCAATTGGGGGATTTGATTGTAGGAGGAGGATATTTAAAATCCTTACGCGAAGATACAATAGATGTGAATGGAATTAAATATTCCAATAGGGTTTCATGTGAAGATATAAATGTTTCGGGATATGAGGGCCATGAATTGATGTCTCTTTATCTTCGTGGTTTTCAAGGTGCATTATCAACTCATTATATTCGTTCGAATTATACATATGCTGTTTCTCCTTTTATTGATCCAGAGTTTATAGATATTTGTTTTTCTATCCCTAAATGTTTGCGTATATATAACAGGCTTTATTGGACATGGATTAATAAAAAATATCCGATGGCGGGTAAAATTCAATCTACTCGTAAGCAAAGGACTCGTTTTTTTATTTTTCAGAAATTGATGCAGCTTGTTCAAGGGGGATTTCGCAGAGGCTTGCACATAATTGGAAGTCGCCATTTTAGCCATAATAAGCGTGATATGAATCCTTTTGAATTTTGGTATGCTACAAATCCTGGAATAAGGAACTTTGTTAACACTTATTATGAGGAACATATTCATTTATTAGATGGATACAAGAAGTTACAAGCGGACTCTATGATGCTTTTTAATCAA